One region of Mycolicibacterium rhodesiae NBB3 genomic DNA includes:
- the tilS gene encoding tRNA lysidine(34) synthetase TilS, whose amino-acid sequence MDRQSAVAALHAALTAFTREYVTAAPRWCVALSGGPDSLALTAVAAKMKPTTALIVDHRLQAGSGDVAATAREQAISMGCVEAQVLCVDVGVEGGPEAAARIARYRALDTARGDAPVLLAHTLDDQAETVLLGLGRGSGARSIAGMRPFDPPWCRPLLGVRRTVTHAACAELNLTPWHDPHNSDRRYTRARLRAEVLPLLEDVLGGGVTEALARTATALREDTEALDELAANELAVVSTAGSLDTARLVGLPEAVRRRVIRGWLLAGGASGLTDKQIRGVDTLVTAWRGQGGVAVGSPLRSRRLIAGRRDGMLTLHTEPV is encoded by the coding sequence GTGGATCGACAGAGTGCTGTAGCCGCACTGCATGCGGCCCTCACGGCGTTCACCCGCGAGTACGTGACCGCCGCGCCGCGTTGGTGCGTCGCACTCTCCGGGGGGCCCGATTCGTTGGCGCTGACCGCGGTCGCGGCGAAGATGAAACCGACGACGGCGCTGATCGTCGATCATCGGCTGCAGGCCGGCTCCGGAGATGTGGCGGCGACTGCGCGCGAACAGGCTATCTCCATGGGATGTGTTGAGGCTCAGGTGCTTTGCGTCGACGTAGGAGTAGAAGGTGGTCCCGAGGCTGCCGCGCGTATCGCGCGGTACCGGGCACTGGACACCGCCCGCGGCGACGCGCCGGTACTGCTCGCTCACACGCTCGACGATCAGGCCGAGACTGTCCTGCTCGGCCTCGGACGTGGCTCAGGAGCCCGCTCGATCGCCGGTATGCGCCCATTCGATCCGCCGTGGTGTCGGCCGCTGCTCGGCGTTCGGCGTACGGTCACGCACGCGGCGTGCGCCGAGCTGAACCTGACACCGTGGCACGACCCGCACAACAGCGATCGCCGGTACACCCGTGCGCGCCTGCGAGCCGAGGTGCTCCCGCTGTTGGAGGATGTGCTCGGCGGCGGCGTGACCGAGGCTCTGGCCCGCACTGCGACCGCGCTGCGCGAGGACACCGAGGCGCTCGACGAGCTCGCGGCCAACGAGCTCGCCGTCGTGTCGACCGCCGGCAGCCTCGACACCGCGCGCCTGGTCGGACTTCCGGAGGCCGTTCGGCGCAGGGTGATTCGCGGCTGGCTGCTGGCAGGCGGGGCCAGCGGTCTGACCGACAAACAGATCCGCGGGGTGGACACGCTGGTGACGGCATGGCGCGGACAGGGCGGTGTCGCGGTGGGATCGCCGCTGCGTAGCAGGCGTCTCATCGCAGGGCGCCGCGACGGGATGCTGACCCTGCACACCGAGCCCGTTTGA
- the hpt gene encoding hypoxanthine phosphoribosyltransferase: MHVAAETTELYPGDIKSVLLSSEDIQAKVAELGQQLGADYRDTLAENDHDLLLITVLKGAVFFVTDLARAIPLPTQLEFMAVSSYGSSTSSSGVVRILKDLDRDINDRDVLIVEDIVDSGLTLSWLLRNLATRHPRSLRVCTLMRKPDAVRADVDISYVGFDIPNEFVVGYGLDYAERYRDLPYIGTLDPKVYENL, translated from the coding sequence GTGCACGTGGCAGCGGAAACCACTGAGCTGTACCCGGGAGACATCAAGTCGGTGTTGCTCTCCTCAGAGGACATCCAGGCGAAGGTCGCTGAGCTCGGGCAGCAGCTGGGCGCGGACTATCGCGACACGCTCGCCGAGAACGATCACGATCTTCTGCTCATCACCGTGCTCAAAGGTGCGGTCTTCTTCGTCACCGACCTCGCCAGGGCGATCCCGCTGCCGACCCAGCTGGAGTTCATGGCCGTCAGCTCCTACGGGTCGTCGACGTCCTCGTCGGGCGTGGTACGCATCCTGAAGGACCTCGACCGCGACATCAACGATCGCGACGTGCTGATCGTGGAGGACATCGTCGACTCGGGGCTGACGCTGTCCTGGCTGTTGCGCAATCTCGCCACCCGGCATCCGCGGTCCCTGCGGGTGTGCACGCTGATGCGCAAACCCGACGCTGTGCGTGCCGACGTCGACATCTCCTACGTCGGCTTCGACATCCCCAACGAATTCGTCGTGGGCTACGGTCTGGACTACGCCGAGCGCTACCGCGACCTGCCCTATATCGGCACGCTGGACCCGAAGGTGTACGAAAACCTGTAG
- a CDS encoding molybdopterin-dependent oxidoreductase → MTETALRICPLCEATCGLTVTIDDGRLTGARGDRDDVFSHGFICPKGASFAELDNDPDRLPNPLVRRNGVLTESSWDEAFAAVAEGLGGVVDEHGGTSVGVYLGNPSAHTIAGALYPPVIIRALGTRQVFSASTLDQMPKHVALGLMFGSPVAFTVPDLDRTDYLVVIGANPLVSNGSLATAADFPGKLRALRKRGGKLVVIDPARTRTAELADQHIAVRPGTDPALMLAIVHVLFDEGLVDLGKVADHVNGVDEVRAVAADFGPDIVADHCGVAAEDIRALAREIAAAETAAVYGRIGTSTVEFGTLGSWLVDVINILTGNLDRPGGAMFPLGATAPAPRPPKAGRGFRIGRWHSRVSGYPEALSEFPAAALAEEIDTPGDGQIKAMITIAGNPVLSAPDGDRLDRALDSVDFMISVDPYLNETTRHADVILPPPPPSQSAHYDFALNNLAVRNNARYSPPVLPAHGRPDEPEILSRIALLLMGIDAEPTAVDDQVIAMTLAKETADPTSPVAGRDVAELTAMLPQAPGYERRLDMMLRLGAYGDAFGTKPAGLTLQKLKETPHGVDLGPLQPRLTEVLRTPTGRIELAAEPLIEDAARLREALHRRADRFVLIGRRHLRSNNSWMHNVPALAGGSNRCTLRIHPEDAAELGLTDTAVVKGPGGELLAPIETTDGMRRGVVSLPHGWGHDRGGTGQELAARDPGVNVNQLNAGNQLDRLSGTAVLNGIPVDIAAPG, encoded by the coding sequence ATGACCGAGACAGCTCTTCGGATCTGCCCACTTTGCGAAGCCACCTGCGGCCTGACCGTGACGATCGACGACGGAAGGCTCACGGGTGCTCGCGGAGACCGCGACGACGTGTTCAGCCACGGTTTCATCTGCCCCAAGGGGGCGAGCTTCGCAGAGCTCGACAATGATCCCGACCGACTGCCGAACCCGCTGGTGCGCCGAAACGGCGTCCTGACGGAGTCCAGCTGGGACGAGGCGTTCGCCGCGGTCGCGGAGGGCCTCGGCGGTGTCGTCGACGAGCATGGCGGCACGTCGGTCGGGGTGTATCTCGGCAACCCGAGCGCGCACACGATCGCAGGCGCGTTGTATCCGCCGGTGATCATTCGAGCGCTGGGCACTCGCCAGGTGTTCAGCGCCAGCACGCTGGACCAGATGCCCAAGCACGTCGCGCTCGGTCTGATGTTCGGCAGCCCGGTCGCGTTCACCGTTCCCGATCTGGACCGGACCGACTACCTCGTCGTCATCGGCGCGAATCCCCTTGTCTCCAATGGCAGTCTGGCCACCGCCGCCGACTTTCCAGGCAAGCTGCGGGCACTGCGCAAGCGCGGCGGCAAGCTCGTTGTCATCGACCCCGCACGCACCCGCACCGCCGAACTCGCCGACCAACACATCGCGGTCCGCCCCGGCACCGACCCCGCGCTGATGCTTGCCATCGTGCACGTGCTGTTCGACGAGGGCCTCGTCGACCTCGGGAAGGTGGCCGATCACGTCAACGGCGTCGACGAGGTCCGAGCCGTCGCAGCGGATTTCGGGCCGGACATCGTCGCCGACCACTGCGGAGTCGCGGCGGAGGATATCCGGGCGCTGGCCCGTGAGATCGCTGCCGCTGAAACAGCCGCGGTCTACGGCCGCATCGGCACCTCCACGGTGGAATTCGGGACGCTGGGCAGCTGGCTCGTCGACGTCATCAACATCCTGACGGGCAATCTGGACCGCCCCGGCGGGGCGATGTTCCCACTCGGTGCGACGGCACCGGCGCCTCGCCCGCCGAAAGCGGGCCGCGGATTCCGCATCGGGCGCTGGCACAGCAGGGTGTCCGGTTATCCCGAAGCGCTTTCGGAATTCCCGGCGGCCGCGCTCGCCGAGGAGATCGACACACCCGGCGACGGACAGATCAAGGCGATGATCACCATCGCCGGTAACCCCGTGCTCTCGGCGCCCGACGGCGACCGGCTCGACCGTGCACTCGACAGCGTCGACTTCATGATTTCTGTCGACCCGTATCTGAACGAGACCACCCGGCACGCCGACGTCATCCTGCCGCCTCCGCCGCCGTCGCAGAGCGCGCACTACGACTTCGCGCTGAACAACCTCGCGGTGCGTAACAACGCGCGCTATTCGCCGCCGGTACTACCGGCGCACGGCCGGCCGGACGAACCGGAGATCCTGTCGCGGATCGCGCTGCTGCTGATGGGCATCGACGCCGAGCCCACCGCCGTCGACGATCAGGTCATCGCGATGACGCTGGCCAAGGAGACCGCGGATCCCACTTCGCCGGTCGCCGGTCGTGACGTCGCCGAGCTGACCGCGATGCTCCCGCAGGCGCCGGGATACGAACGGCGCCTCGACATGATGCTGCGGCTGGGGGCCTACGGTGACGCGTTCGGCACCAAGCCGGCCGGTCTGACACTGCAAAAGCTCAAGGAGACCCCGCACGGTGTCGACCTCGGTCCGCTGCAGCCGCGGTTGACCGAAGTGCTCCGAACACCAACGGGGCGAATCGAACTCGCGGCCGAGCCACTCATCGAGGATGCGGCCAGGCTGCGGGAGGCACTCCACAGGCGCGCCGATCGATTCGTCCTCATCGGGCGACGGCATCTGCGTTCCAACAACAGCTGGATGCACAACGTGCCCGCGCTCGCGGGCGGCAGCAATCGGTGCACGCTGCGCATCCATCCCGAGGATGCGGCGGAACTCGGGCTGACCGACACCGCGGTCGTCAAGGGTCCCGGCGGTGAACTGCTGGCACCGATCGAGACCACCGACGGGATGCGGCGCGGCGTCGTATCACTGCCGCACGGGTGGGGTCACGACCGCGGTGGCACCGGGCAGGAACTCGCGGCGCGCGATCCGGGGGTCAACGTCAATCAGCTCAACGCGGGCAATCAGCTCGACCGGCTGTCGGGAACCGCAGTGCTCAACGGGATCCCGGTGGATATCGCGGCCCCGGGTTAG
- a CDS encoding SIMPL domain-containing protein, which produces MSIAASAKLPTRLLVLAAAGLVATLTGCDAASGPIPAAAPTADPEVRQVTVVGSGEVKGTPDTLNVNASIEFTAPDVTGAMNQVSDRQLGVINALVDAGVDRNDISTTQVSLQPQFSPTTDSTTIVGYRASNSIDVKIRQLDAASQALALIISTGGNATRINNVSYSIDDDSQLVRDARARAFNDAKERAEQYSQLSGLALGKVISISEVAGSQPPAPMPRGGEMAMAAPVPVEPGQQTVGFSVTVIWELS; this is translated from the coding sequence ATGTCGATCGCCGCGAGCGCGAAGTTGCCCACCCGACTGCTCGTCCTCGCCGCCGCGGGATTGGTGGCCACACTGACGGGTTGCGACGCCGCCTCGGGGCCCATACCGGCCGCTGCACCGACTGCGGACCCCGAAGTCCGGCAGGTCACCGTCGTCGGCTCCGGTGAAGTCAAGGGCACCCCGGACACGTTGAACGTCAACGCATCCATCGAGTTCACCGCCCCCGATGTCACCGGCGCCATGAATCAGGTCAGCGATCGCCAGCTCGGCGTGATCAACGCACTGGTGGACGCCGGCGTCGATCGCAATGACATCAGCACCACGCAAGTGAGCCTGCAGCCGCAGTTCTCGCCGACGACCGACAGCACCACCATCGTCGGTTATCGCGCGAGCAATTCGATCGACGTGAAGATCCGTCAGCTCGACGCCGCCTCGCAGGCACTCGCGCTGATCATCAGCACCGGCGGGAACGCCACCCGGATCAACAACGTCAGCTATTCGATCGACGACGACTCGCAGCTCGTGCGGGACGCGCGTGCCCGCGCGTTCAATGACGCCAAGGAGCGTGCCGAGCAGTACTCGCAATTGTCGGGTCTCGCTCTCGGCAAGGTGATTTCGATATCGGAGGTCGCAGGAAGCCAGCCGCCCGCTCCGATGCCGCGCGGCGGTGAGATGGCGATGGCCGCGCCCGTCCCGGTCGAACCGGGACAGCAGACCGTCGGATTCAGCGTGACGGTGATCTGGGAGCTGTCCTAA
- a CDS encoding alpha/beta fold hydrolase, with protein MCLADGVRTTAERFVDTNGVRLRVVEAGERGAPLIVLAHGFPELAYSWRHQIPVLADAGYHVLAPDQRGYGGSSRPDAVEDYDIHALTGDIVGLLDSEVGGGAEQAVFIGHDWGAMLVWHTALLHPDRVAAVAGLSVPPIPRARSRPTQRWREKFGDDFYMLRFQQPGVAEADMEADVAVTMRGMFAGLIAGDAPLPDWISSEEFDHYVDEFSRTGFTGALNWYRNYDRNWASTPELAGAQTAVPALFVGGTEDPVGPTMNPARAREVVAGPYTERWIDGAGHWVQQERPDEVNRILLAFLREVQQH; from the coding sequence GTGTGCTTGGCTGACGGCGTGCGCACCACGGCCGAACGGTTCGTCGACACCAATGGCGTGCGGCTTCGGGTCGTCGAAGCGGGAGAGCGGGGCGCGCCGCTGATCGTTTTGGCCCACGGCTTCCCCGAGCTGGCGTACTCCTGGCGCCACCAAATCCCGGTTCTGGCCGACGCCGGCTACCACGTGCTCGCTCCCGACCAGCGCGGATACGGCGGCTCCAGCCGCCCCGACGCCGTCGAGGACTACGACATCCATGCCCTGACCGGCGACATCGTCGGCCTGCTCGACTCGGAAGTCGGCGGAGGCGCGGAGCAGGCCGTGTTCATCGGCCACGACTGGGGAGCCATGCTGGTCTGGCATACCGCGCTGCTGCATCCCGATCGGGTCGCAGCCGTGGCGGGCCTCAGTGTGCCGCCGATTCCCCGGGCCCGGTCGCGTCCTACCCAACGCTGGCGGGAGAAATTCGGCGACGACTTCTACATGCTGCGGTTCCAGCAGCCCGGAGTCGCCGAGGCTGACATGGAGGCCGACGTGGCCGTCACCATGCGGGGGATGTTCGCAGGACTGATCGCGGGGGATGCGCCGCTGCCCGACTGGATCAGCTCCGAAGAGTTCGACCACTACGTCGACGAGTTCAGCAGGACCGGCTTCACCGGCGCGCTCAACTGGTATCGCAACTACGACCGCAACTGGGCGTCGACGCCCGAACTGGCCGGCGCGCAGACGGCGGTGCCCGCACTGTTCGTCGGCGGTACAGAAGATCCGGTCGGACCGACGATGAATCCCGCCCGCGCGCGTGAGGTCGTCGCGGGACCGTACACCGAGAGGTGGATCGACGGAGCGGGCCATTGGGTACAGCAGGAGCGACCCGACGAGGTCAACCGAATCCTGTTGGCATTCCTGCGCGAAGTCCAGCAGCACTAG
- the ftsH gene encoding ATP-dependent zinc metalloprotease FtsH yields the protein MNRKNVIRTLTVIAVVLLLGWSFYYFSDDTRGYKPVDTSVAMAQIKSDNVNSAQIDDREQQLRLELKNGNGDTENSNKIITKYPTGYGVPLFDALSAKNAKINTVVNQGSMLGSLLIYLLPLLLLVGLFVMFSRMQSGGRMGFGFGKSKAKQLSKDMPKTTFADVAGVDEAVEELYEIKDFLQNPTRYQALGAKIPKGVLLYGPPGTGKTLLARAVAGEAGVPFFTISGSDFVEMFVGVGASRVRDLFEQAKQNSPCIIFVDEIDAVGRQRGAGLGGGHDEREQTLNQLLVEMDGFGERQGVILIAATNRPDILDPALLRPGRFDRQIPVSNPDLAGRRAVFKVHSQGKPIAEDADLDGLAKRTVGMSGADLANVINEAALLTARENGTVITGPALEEAVDRVVGGPRRKSRIISEHEKKITAYHEGGHTLAAWAMPDIDPIYKVTILARGRTGGHAMSVPEDDKGLMTRSEMIARLVFAMGGRAAEELVFREPTTGAVSDIEQATKIARAMVTEYGMSSKLGAVRYGTEHGDPFLGRTMGTQADYSHEVAQIIDDEVRKLIEAAHTEAWEILTEYRDVLDILAGELLEKETLHRAELQAIFEDVKKRPRLTMFDDFGGRVPSDKPPIKTPGELAIERGEPWPKPVPEPAFKTAIAQASRAAEATKLAEAGTNGANGNGANGTGAGQTQPDYGAPAGWHAPGWPPPPQQQPPPQQPPQQPHGHWYPPPPPSGWHNPNVAGGPAPAQYPPYQQSYPQPGHSPQSPQGGQASPNDESGQANGRQNPHG from the coding sequence ATGAATCGTAAAAATGTCATCCGCACGCTCACCGTGATCGCGGTGGTGCTGTTGCTGGGTTGGTCGTTCTACTACTTCAGCGACGACACGCGCGGATACAAACCCGTCGACACCTCGGTGGCGATGGCCCAGATCAAGAGCGACAACGTCAACAGCGCCCAGATCGACGATCGGGAGCAGCAGCTTCGGCTCGAGCTGAAGAACGGCAACGGCGACACCGAGAACAGCAACAAGATCATCACCAAGTACCCGACTGGGTACGGAGTACCGCTGTTCGACGCGCTGAGCGCCAAGAACGCCAAGATCAACACCGTCGTGAACCAGGGCAGCATGTTGGGCTCGCTGCTGATCTACCTGCTGCCGCTGCTGCTGCTCGTCGGCCTGTTCGTGATGTTCTCCCGCATGCAGAGCGGCGGCCGGATGGGGTTCGGCTTCGGCAAGTCGAAGGCCAAGCAGCTGTCCAAGGACATGCCCAAGACCACCTTCGCCGACGTGGCGGGTGTCGACGAGGCCGTCGAGGAGCTCTACGAGATCAAGGACTTCCTGCAGAACCCGACGCGGTATCAGGCCCTCGGCGCCAAGATCCCCAAAGGCGTGCTGCTCTACGGCCCACCGGGCACCGGTAAGACGCTGCTTGCACGCGCGGTCGCGGGCGAGGCCGGGGTTCCCTTCTTCACGATTTCAGGTTCGGACTTCGTCGAGATGTTCGTCGGCGTCGGCGCCTCCCGCGTGCGTGATCTGTTCGAGCAGGCCAAACAGAACAGCCCGTGCATCATCTTCGTCGACGAGATCGATGCCGTCGGACGCCAGCGCGGCGCGGGTCTCGGCGGTGGCCACGACGAACGCGAACAGACGCTGAATCAGTTGCTCGTCGAGATGGACGGGTTCGGCGAGCGTCAGGGCGTCATCCTGATCGCGGCCACCAACCGGCCCGACATCCTCGACCCTGCGCTGCTGCGTCCCGGCCGTTTCGACCGACAGATTCCGGTGTCCAATCCTGACCTGGCCGGCCGTCGCGCCGTATTCAAGGTGCACTCCCAGGGCAAGCCGATCGCCGAGGACGCCGACCTGGACGGGCTGGCGAAGCGCACCGTCGGTATGTCGGGCGCCGACCTGGCCAACGTCATCAACGAGGCCGCACTGCTCACCGCCCGTGAGAACGGCACGGTCATCACCGGACCCGCGCTCGAAGAGGCGGTCGACCGCGTTGTCGGCGGGCCCCGCCGCAAGAGCCGCATCATCAGCGAGCACGAGAAGAAGATCACCGCCTACCACGAGGGCGGTCACACTCTGGCAGCGTGGGCGATGCCCGACATCGACCCGATCTACAAGGTGACCATCTTGGCGCGCGGCCGCACCGGCGGGCACGCGATGTCCGTGCCCGAGGACGACAAGGGCCTGATGACCCGCTCCGAGATGATCGCCCGACTGGTGTTCGCGATGGGCGGACGTGCCGCAGAGGAGCTGGTGTTCCGCGAGCCGACCACCGGCGCGGTGTCCGACATCGAGCAGGCCACGAAGATCGCCCGCGCGATGGTCACCGAGTACGGCATGAGTTCCAAACTCGGTGCCGTTCGCTACGGCACCGAACACGGCGACCCGTTCCTCGGCCGCACCATGGGCACCCAGGCCGACTACAGCCACGAGGTCGCGCAGATCATCGACGACGAGGTGCGCAAGCTGATCGAGGCTGCACACACCGAGGCCTGGGAGATCCTCACCGAGTATCGCGATGTGCTCGACATCCTCGCCGGCGAGTTGCTCGAGAAGGAGACATTGCACCGCGCCGAGCTGCAGGCCATCTTCGAGGACGTCAAGAAGCGCCCGCGCCTGACCATGTTCGACGACTTCGGTGGCCGTGTCCCCTCCGACAAGCCGCCCATCAAGACGCCGGGCGAGCTGGCGATCGAACGCGGCGAGCCGTGGCCGAAGCCGGTGCCCGAGCCCGCGTTCAAGACCGCGATCGCTCAGGCGAGCCGGGCCGCCGAAGCCACCAAACTTGCCGAAGCGGGGACCAACGGCGCGAATGGCAACGGCGCCAACGGGACTGGTGCCGGGCAGACACAGCCCGACTACGGCGCTCCCGCCGGATGGCATGCTCCCGGCTGGCCGCCACCGCCGCAGCAGCAGCCGCCGCCACAGCAGCCGCCACAGCAGCCGCACGGTCACTGGTATCCGCCGCCGCCCCCTTCCGGCTGGCACAACCCGAATGTCGCCGGCGGCCCGGCTCCGGCGCAGTATCCGCCCTATCAGCAGTCCTACCCGCAGCCCGGCCACTCCCCTCAGAGTCCGCAGGGTGGCCAAGCCAGCCCGAACGACGAATCGGGCCAGGCGAACGGTCGGCAGAACCCGCACGGCTGA
- the folE gene encoding GTP cyclohydrolase I FolE, giving the protein MTQSQNNSVKFTPVEFDQPRAEAAVRELLIAVGEDPDRHGLEDTPARVARAYRELFAGLYTDPDTVLDTTFDEQHDELVLVKQIPMYSTCEHHLVSFHGVAHVGYIPGEDGRVTGLSKIARLVDLYAKRPQVQERLTAQIADALMRKLNPRGAIVVVEAEHLCMAMRGVRKPGAVTTTSAVRGQFKTDNASRSEALDLILRK; this is encoded by the coding sequence ATGACGCAGTCGCAGAACAACTCTGTCAAATTCACGCCCGTCGAATTCGACCAGCCGCGCGCAGAGGCGGCGGTGCGCGAGTTGCTGATCGCAGTGGGGGAGGACCCCGACCGGCACGGCCTCGAGGACACCCCGGCCCGCGTTGCGCGCGCGTACAGGGAGTTGTTCGCGGGTTTGTATACGGACCCGGACACGGTGCTGGACACCACCTTTGATGAACAACACGACGAACTCGTGCTGGTGAAGCAGATACCGATGTACTCGACGTGCGAACACCATCTGGTGTCGTTCCATGGGGTGGCACACGTCGGCTACATTCCCGGCGAGGACGGCCGGGTCACGGGGCTCTCGAAAATTGCGAGACTGGTCGATCTGTACGCCAAGCGACCGCAGGTCCAGGAGCGGCTGACCGCGCAGATCGCCGACGCGTTGATGCGCAAGCTGAATCCGCGTGGAGCCATCGTCGTGGTCGAGGCCGAACACCTCTGCATGGCCATGCGCGGTGTGCGCAAACCCGGAGCCGTCACAACGACCTCGGCGGTGCGCGGACAGTTCAAGACCGACAACGCGTCCAGGTCGGAAGCACTGGATCTCATCCTGCGGAAGTGA
- the folP gene encoding dihydropteroate synthase — MQVMGVVNVTDDSFSDGGLFLDRDRAVAHGLALAAEGAAIIDVGGESTRPGATRIDPEVEASRVVPVIKELAGQGITVSIDTMHAAVARAALDSGARIVNDVSGGRADPDMAPLLADAKVPWVLMHWRSVGAARPHDAPAYRDVVAEVRDELMAGVDAAVAAGVDTENLIIDPGLGFAKNAQHNWALLRALPEFVSTGFPVLVGASRKRFLGSLLASPDGEIRPPDGRETATAVISALAGLHGAWGVRVHDVRASVDAIKVLEAWHG, encoded by the coding sequence ATGCAGGTCATGGGAGTCGTGAACGTCACCGACGACTCCTTCTCCGACGGTGGACTGTTCCTCGACCGTGACCGTGCGGTCGCCCACGGCCTGGCGCTGGCGGCCGAAGGTGCCGCGATCATCGACGTCGGAGGCGAGTCGACGCGTCCGGGTGCCACCCGCATCGACCCCGAGGTCGAGGCATCACGCGTGGTACCGGTCATCAAAGAGCTTGCCGGACAGGGCATCACGGTCAGCATCGACACCATGCACGCCGCGGTGGCGCGCGCCGCACTGGACAGCGGCGCGCGGATCGTCAACGACGTGTCCGGCGGGAGGGCTGATCCTGACATGGCACCGCTGCTCGCCGACGCGAAGGTTCCGTGGGTGCTTATGCACTGGCGATCGGTCGGCGCCGCCCGTCCGCACGACGCGCCCGCCTACCGCGACGTCGTCGCCGAGGTGCGCGACGAGCTGATGGCCGGTGTCGACGCCGCGGTGGCGGCCGGCGTGGACACCGAGAACCTGATCATCGATCCGGGACTGGGATTCGCCAAGAACGCACAACACAATTGGGCGCTGCTGCGGGCGCTGCCCGAGTTCGTCAGCACCGGCTTCCCGGTATTGGTCGGCGCATCCCGCAAGCGGTTTCTGGGCTCGCTGCTCGCGTCCCCCGACGGTGAAATCCGGCCGCCTGACGGCAGGGAGACGGCGACGGCGGTGATCTCGGCGCTTGCCGGACTGCACGGGGCGTGGGGTGTGCGGGTGCATGACGTCCGGGCGTCCGTCGACGCTATCAAGGTCCTCGAGGCCTGGCATGGCTGA
- the folB gene encoding dihydroneopterin aldolase, with amino-acid sequence MADRIELRGLTVRGHHGVFDHERRDGQDFVIDVTVWIDLEAAAASDDLTDTYDYGVLAQRAAAIVSGPPRNLIETVAAEIAEDVMTDERVHAVEVAVHKPAAPIPLTFADVAVVTRRSRRGGRGNP; translated from the coding sequence ATGGCTGATCGAATCGAGTTGCGCGGGTTGACCGTTCGGGGGCATCACGGAGTATTCGACCATGAGCGTCGCGACGGCCAGGACTTCGTCATCGACGTCACGGTGTGGATCGACCTCGAGGCCGCAGCAGCCAGCGACGACCTCACCGATACCTACGACTACGGCGTACTGGCGCAACGGGCTGCCGCCATCGTGTCGGGGCCGCCGCGCAACCTCATCGAGACGGTGGCCGCCGAGATCGCCGAGGACGTCATGACCGACGAGCGTGTGCACGCCGTCGAGGTTGCGGTGCACAAACCCGCGGCACCGATCCCATTGACCTTCGCCGACGTCGCGGTCGTAACGCGTCGGTCGCGCCGCGGCGGACGGGGCAACCCATGA
- the folK gene encoding 2-amino-4-hydroxy-6-hydroxymethyldihydropteridine diphosphokinase yields MTSVVLSIGSNLGDRLARLQSVVDGLGDAVRAVSPVYETDPWGGVEQDPFLNAVVLADDAALDGRGWLHRAQEFERAAQRVREERWGPRTLDVDLVMCSDGGREVTSDDDELTLPHPLAHERAFVLVPWLAVDPAAVLTVGGERRSVVKLLAELDPAERDGVRRTDAVLG; encoded by the coding sequence ATGACTTCAGTCGTCTTGTCCATCGGATCGAATCTCGGCGACAGGTTGGCGCGACTGCAGTCGGTCGTCGACGGACTCGGCGATGCAGTGCGCGCTGTCTCGCCGGTATACGAGACCGATCCGTGGGGCGGCGTGGAACAGGACCCGTTTCTCAACGCTGTCGTGCTCGCCGACGACGCCGCCCTCGACGGCCGAGGATGGCTGCATCGGGCCCAGGAATTCGAACGCGCCGCGCAGCGCGTACGCGAAGAGCGCTGGGGCCCACGCACCCTCGACGTCGACCTCGTCATGTGCAGCGACGGTGGTCGTGAGGTCACATCGGACGATGACGAGCTGACGCTGCCGCACCCGCTCGCGCATGAGCGCGCGTTCGTGCTGGTGCCGTGGCTCGCCGTCGACCCCGCCGCCGTCCTGACGGTCGGCGGTGAGCGGCGGTCGGTCGTCAAACTGCTCGCCGAACTCGACCCCGCCGAGCGTGACGGTGTCCGCAGGACCGACGCGGTGCTGGGCTGA
- a CDS encoding DUF3180 domain-containing protein, whose product MGPTRNRDLTAATVLAAVAGYLLVLVLYRFFPPITLLSGVSLLAVALAEAGWAFYVRARINDGRIGDGPGWLHPLAVARSVVIAKASAWVGALVLGWWIGVLAYLLPRRSTLRVAGEDTAGSVVAAVCALALVVAALWLQHCCKSPPEPPDTPDGATE is encoded by the coding sequence ATGGGTCCCACCCGCAACCGCGACCTCACCGCCGCGACCGTGCTTGCTGCCGTGGCCGGCTACCTGCTCGTGCTGGTGCTGTACCGGTTCTTTCCACCCATCACCCTGCTGTCGGGGGTGTCGTTGCTGGCGGTCGCGCTTGCCGAGGCTGGCTGGGCTTTCTACGTCCGCGCGAGGATCAACGACGGCCGGATCGGGGACGGTCCCGGCTGGCTGCATCCGCTCGCAGTCGCCAGATCCGTGGTGATCGCCAAGGCGTCGGCGTGGGTCGGCGCGCTCGTGCTCGGGTGGTGGATCGGCGTGCTCGCATACCTACTGCCGCGACGCTCGACTTTGCGAGTGGCCGGCGAGGACACCGCCGGTTCGGTGGTGGCCGCGGTCTGCGCACTCGCGCTGGTGGTCGCCGCGCTGTGGCTGCAGCATTGCTGCAAGTCCCCGCCGGAGCCGCCCGACACCCCCGATGGCGCAACGGAGTGA